In Zunongwangia profunda SM-A87, the following proteins share a genomic window:
- a CDS encoding RagB/SusD family nutrient uptake outer membrane protein has product MKKSIYTSSLALLLIGTLLTGCEDFLEETNRQAISIPSSRENAESFNQLLNYIYEISRDNTTRYAPDMLYVLEDLGTDIVTRSSPLTGTDAINDYVDMNASNYVMQVYWANQYQIIAAANTLLENADLIDGVEEGLKSRGVGEAKFFRAWSYFKLVENYGGVPIVTAPITTAKSDFTRAEEQEVYDLIVSDLNDAINTVDENPEVYGTVSKDAARHLLSKVLLTRGYKSFAAPDDYERAISLAETVIANHPLEPTFAAVVDIENQRNDEVIFSYLFGSESSSVGWGNTKHLLYKFEYFNYSGLERGTLYQNGIGRMPTPYFFNMFDPEDTRNEETLRYVMYADVAEDGLEVGDTAIYFPKTAWSQARIDSKPYTVINPDEYLVNDGVTNVHFPMFKKFDDPGAPFVYANERALGDRDMIMMRGAEAYLIAAEAAFQKNDLDAAATYLNTVRSRAGLTTPLTATDIDITLILEERARELIGEVNRWMDLKRTGTLVSRVLEYNPHAALNNAISDKNRLRPIPQSEIDASGNSISQNPGY; this is encoded by the coding sequence ATGAAAAAATCAATTTATACCTCATCTCTCGCTTTACTCCTTATCGGTACGCTTTTAACCGGTTGCGAAGATTTTCTGGAGGAAACAAACAGACAGGCTATTAGTATTCCTTCTTCGCGGGAAAATGCTGAAAGCTTTAACCAACTTCTGAATTATATTTACGAAATATCACGTGACAATACCACTCGTTATGCGCCAGATATGTTATATGTGCTGGAAGACCTAGGTACAGATATCGTGACTCGCTCCTCCCCTCTTACCGGTACCGATGCGATTAATGACTATGTAGATATGAACGCATCAAACTATGTGATGCAGGTGTATTGGGCCAATCAGTACCAAATTATTGCAGCAGCAAATACTTTGCTTGAAAATGCCGATTTGATTGATGGTGTAGAAGAAGGCTTAAAAAGCAGAGGAGTTGGCGAGGCCAAGTTTTTCAGAGCCTGGTCCTATTTTAAACTGGTCGAAAATTACGGAGGGGTTCCCATTGTTACAGCACCCATTACAACTGCTAAATCAGATTTCACACGTGCTGAAGAACAAGAAGTTTATGACCTTATCGTAAGCGACCTTAATGATGCCATCAACACTGTTGATGAAAATCCAGAAGTCTACGGAACTGTTTCTAAAGATGCTGCTCGTCATTTATTGTCAAAAGTGTTGCTAACCCGAGGTTACAAATCTTTTGCCGCTCCAGATGATTATGAGCGTGCTATTTCCTTGGCAGAAACGGTGATAGCAAATCATCCACTAGAGCCTACTTTTGCTGCTGTGGTTGATATTGAAAATCAGCGGAATGATGAAGTAATATTTTCTTATCTCTTCGGTAGCGAATCCTCGAGCGTGGGCTGGGGAAACACCAAACATTTACTTTACAAGTTTGAGTACTTCAATTATTCAGGTTTGGAACGGGGTACTTTGTACCAAAATGGTATAGGCAGAATGCCTACTCCGTATTTCTTTAATATGTTCGACCCTGAAGATACCCGTAATGAAGAAACATTACGCTATGTTATGTATGCTGATGTGGCTGAAGACGGACTAGAAGTTGGAGATACTGCAATTTATTTTCCTAAAACCGCCTGGAGTCAAGCACGTATAGACAGTAAACCTTATACTGTAATTAATCCCGATGAATATCTTGTGAATGATGGCGTAACAAACGTACACTTCCCTATGTTCAAAAAATTTGATGACCCCGGAGCTCCATTTGTTTATGCAAATGAGCGAGCCTTAGGAGATCGTGATATGATTATGATGCGAGGTGCTGAAGCCTATCTTATCGCAGCTGAAGCTGCTTTCCAGAAAAATGATCTGGATGCGGCAGCTACTTATCTTAATACTGTTCGTTCACGTGCTGGTCTTACTACACCGTTGACTGCAACAGATATAGATATCACACTAATCTTAGAAGAACGTGCTCGTGAACTTATAGGAGAGGTAAACCGCTGGATGGACTTAAAACGTACCGGTACTTTAGTATCACGCGTTTT
- a CDS encoding SusC/RagA family TonB-linked outer membrane protein, with the protein MRKLLQLRMLRPIFAILVLLGTEVSQANTYVKFYSSYEQKSISGVVYDADSGETLPGVTVNIKGSNTGTVTDLDGSFEIKAESGSILVFSFVGYVSQEVIIKDQTSLSINMETDIASLEEVAIIGYGKVKRSNLTGSVSTVSSETLEKTNKIDAVSSIQGQVAGVTVQRTDNKPGSGGFNIRVRGANTINSGSGNGGYSPGQNPLFVVDGIFVDDISFLNPADIERMDVLKDAASAAIYGSRGTNGVVIIQTKKGKEGKMSIRYNNYVGFKEIYNLPPVFDGQSYIPFLRDVVVGNQFASNKDGNFSQYSAAAVNIEDYLSEEELQNIANGVSTDWVDLITRNGFQQNHTLDLSGGNENTVYAAGLGYTEDEGTTYGEDFKRYTLKGNIQSDLTDWLTFGYDNYITLATTNEGSLEAFRSAYRLKPIGRAYDENGDLLFLPTQKETQVSNPIFDTKNWKLENKYINFIGNISLSIKPLKGLSITTKFAPNVKYTRLGEYRGLYTKSAIGNQSSTRAQVDNFLDYSYTWDNIIDYNKDIDSDNSIAATFIYSRFLQENESYNIQIRNFSSDNFLFYNLGAGSNINSYGSGFSKQTLESYTARVNYNLMDRYILTLTGRYDGASVLSEDNKWAFFPSASLAYRVIRENFMNSQKVFSDLKLRLSYGQTGNNGIGGGLNPLGTLSLLNSSYTNLGDASVPTLFVSGLANQDLSWERTSEVNVGVDFGFLNNRLTGSVDIYNRNIRDIIFFRPLPTATGFSGTFDNIGESRNRGIEIGLNAKIIDNDNFKWNTNINFASNRNEIVNLYNNSNEIIFGAQGGTFIHRVGEPTGSLYGYKYDGIWQLDQAEEAATYGQKPGQVRVVDINGDGQITEQGDRTVLGNPLPKWTGGFTSTMNYKDFDFSFFVYTSQGVTISSNFHNARAFSYDGEPARLWNGYDTNYWTPDNPTNNWFQPGNGGPYQQAIKNMDVSFVKVGFMTLGYSLPTTTTEKLGIKRLRLYTTVQNPFTFTDYDGWDPENAGRNTYGAAFMSRTYMAGLNFSF; encoded by the coding sequence ATGAGAAAACTTTTACAGCTCAGGATGCTAAGACCAATATTCGCAATACTGGTACTTTTAGGCACGGAGGTAAGTCAAGCCAATACCTACGTAAAATTTTATTCGAGTTATGAACAGAAATCGATTTCGGGAGTAGTCTACGATGCTGACTCAGGCGAAACTTTGCCGGGTGTGACCGTAAATATCAAAGGCTCTAATACTGGAACCGTAACTGATTTAGACGGTTCTTTTGAGATCAAGGCTGAATCTGGATCCATACTGGTATTTAGTTTTGTGGGGTATGTTAGCCAGGAAGTTATCATTAAAGACCAGACTTCTTTATCCATTAATATGGAAACAGACATAGCATCACTAGAAGAGGTTGCTATTATTGGTTATGGCAAAGTAAAACGCTCTAACCTTACCGGTTCTGTATCCACGGTAAGTAGCGAAACTCTTGAAAAAACCAATAAGATAGACGCTGTTTCCTCTATTCAGGGTCAGGTTGCCGGTGTGACTGTACAACGTACAGATAATAAGCCAGGTTCTGGCGGCTTTAATATCCGTGTTAGAGGGGCTAACACCATCAATTCTGGTTCTGGTAACGGTGGATATAGTCCCGGACAAAACCCTTTATTCGTAGTAGACGGGATTTTTGTTGACGATATCTCTTTCCTTAATCCGGCAGATATTGAACGTATGGATGTGCTTAAAGATGCTGCATCTGCGGCTATATATGGCTCCCGTGGTACCAATGGGGTTGTGATCATTCAGACCAAAAAGGGAAAAGAAGGTAAAATGAGTATACGTTACAACAACTATGTAGGTTTTAAAGAAATTTATAATCTGCCTCCTGTTTTTGATGGGCAGAGTTATATCCCTTTCCTTAGAGACGTAGTAGTTGGGAATCAGTTTGCTTCTAATAAAGATGGTAACTTCAGCCAGTACTCCGCAGCAGCTGTTAATATTGAAGATTATTTGAGTGAAGAAGAACTGCAAAACATTGCAAACGGCGTAAGCACAGACTGGGTTGACCTGATTACCCGCAACGGTTTTCAGCAAAACCATACCCTGGATCTTAGCGGAGGTAATGAAAATACGGTTTATGCCGCCGGTTTAGGTTATACCGAAGATGAAGGTACTACTTATGGTGAAGACTTTAAGCGTTATACTTTAAAAGGTAACATCCAAAGTGATCTTACCGACTGGTTAACTTTTGGTTATGATAATTACATCACTTTAGCTACAACCAACGAAGGTAGTTTAGAAGCTTTTAGAAGTGCATATCGATTAAAACCTATAGGACGGGCCTATGATGAAAATGGAGACTTACTTTTTCTACCTACACAAAAAGAAACACAGGTAAGTAACCCTATTTTTGATACCAAAAACTGGAAGCTAGAGAACAAATACATCAATTTTATCGGTAATATTTCGCTAAGTATAAAACCACTTAAAGGGCTTAGCATTACAACAAAGTTTGCTCCTAACGTAAAATACACCCGTTTAGGTGAGTACCGAGGTTTGTATACCAAAAGTGCTATAGGTAACCAAAGCAGTACCCGTGCGCAAGTAGACAACTTTTTGGACTACTCCTATACATGGGATAACATTATTGATTATAACAAAGATATTGATAGCGATAATAGCATTGCTGCTACTTTCATATATTCAAGGTTTTTACAGGAAAATGAGTCCTATAACATTCAGATAAGAAATTTCTCTTCAGATAATTTCCTTTTTTACAATCTGGGTGCCGGTTCTAATATTAACTCTTATGGAAGCGGCTTTAGCAAACAAACTTTAGAATCCTACACAGCTCGTGTAAATTATAATTTAATGGATCGCTATATCCTTACTTTAACAGGACGGTACGATGGTGCTTCTGTTCTGTCAGAAGATAATAAATGGGCTTTTTTCCCGTCTGCTTCACTAGCGTACCGGGTTATTCGCGAGAACTTTATGAATTCTCAAAAGGTTTTTTCCGATCTTAAGTTACGCCTTAGTTACGGGCAAACGGGTAATAATGGTATTGGCGGCGGATTAAATCCTTTAGGAACACTGTCTTTGCTTAACTCAAGTTATACTAATCTTGGTGATGCGAGTGTACCTACCCTATTTGTTTCCGGTCTTGCTAATCAGGATTTAAGCTGGGAGCGCACTTCTGAGGTGAACGTAGGTGTTGACTTTGGTTTCTTAAATAACCGATTAACCGGTAGTGTAGATATTTATAATCGTAATATCAGGGATATCATTTTCTTCAGACCCTTACCTACCGCAACTGGTTTTTCCGGAACCTTTGACAATATTGGGGAGTCTCGTAACCGCGGTATTGAAATAGGCCTAAATGCCAAAATAATTGACAATGATAACTTCAAATGGAATACTAATATAAACTTTGCAAGCAACCGAAATGAGATCGTTAATTTATATAACAACAGTAATGAAATCATTTTTGGTGCTCAGGGAGGTACCTTTATTCACCGTGTAGGAGAACCAACCGGTTCACTCTACGGCTATAAGTACGATGGCATCTGGCAACTGGATCAAGCTGAAGAAGCTGCAACCTACGGTCAGAAACCGGGACAGGTTCGTGTAGTTGATATTAATGGTGACGGGCAAATTACTGAGCAAGGAGACCGTACCGTACTTGGAAACCCATTACCTAAATGGACCGGTGGTTTTACCAGCACTATGAACTATAAGGATTTTGACTTCTCCTTCTTTGTATATACAAGTCAGGGGGTTACTATCTCTAGTAATTTCCATAATGCCAGAGCATTCTCTTATGATGGTGAGCCAGCCCGGTTGTGGAATGGTTATGACACTAATTACTGGACACCTGATAACCCTACCAACAACTGGTTTCAGCCTGGTAATGGCGGTCCCTATCAACAAGCCATTAAAAATATGGATGTATCTTTCGTAAAAGTTGGATTTATGACCTTAGGATACTCATTACCAACTACTACCACAGAAAAATTGGGTATTAAAAGGCTACGTTTATACACTACAGTTCAAAATCCGTTCACCTTTACAGATTATGATGGCTGGGATCCAGAGAATGCCGGTAGAAACACCTATGGTGCTGCATTTATGTCCCGTACCTATATGGCTGGTTTAAACTTTAGTTTCTAA
- a CDS encoding GAF domain-containing protein, translating to MDESSRLHDLYDHQILDSNPEKIFDELTYLASLICGTPISLFSLLDKDRQWFKSVYGIELKETSRADGFCHYLLDGATSLFEINDATNDPRFKDSPLVEGFPYISYYAGAPIKSASGNILGALCVIDQKPNSLNDHQKKALQILAGKATNYLKTRKALIDQQKNIELNASRLKQILDNTPGVIFQLRIQGDIDLSFDFISRGIEDIHPNLSDKKMKEQPRSFLQYIHPEDVMGFRQSIRKSASSLSLYKYNFRILSSNGKTKWYKVRATPQHIDQKTVVWFGTLMDVSGIMEYETILEQITFDISHVIRKPLTTLLALNSNLRNHDELNETDLREYSDMINIVIKELDVFTRKIDQFYQLKVADHQDRM from the coding sequence ATGGATGAATCTTCTCGACTTCATGATTTATATGATCATCAAATACTAGATAGCAATCCAGAAAAAATATTCGATGAGCTTACTTATTTGGCTTCATTAATTTGTGGTACTCCTATATCTTTATTTAGTCTTTTGGATAAAGACCGTCAATGGTTCAAATCTGTGTATGGTATTGAATTGAAAGAAACGTCACGTGCAGATGGTTTTTGCCATTACCTATTAGATGGAGCTACGTCTTTATTTGAAATAAATGATGCTACCAACGATCCACGTTTTAAAGATAGTCCTTTGGTAGAAGGCTTTCCTTATATATCCTATTATGCAGGAGCCCCTATTAAAAGTGCTTCAGGGAATATTCTAGGAGCTCTTTGTGTTATTGATCAAAAACCCAATAGCCTTAATGATCACCAAAAGAAAGCTTTACAGATTTTAGCAGGGAAAGCGACTAATTATTTAAAAACCCGTAAGGCACTTATCGATCAACAAAAGAATATAGAACTTAACGCTAGCCGATTAAAACAAATACTCGATAATACGCCGGGAGTTATCTTTCAATTAAGGATTCAAGGTGATATTGATCTTAGTTTTGATTTTATAAGTAGAGGGATAGAGGATATTCATCCTAATCTTTCCGACAAAAAGATGAAAGAGCAGCCAAGAAGTTTTTTACAGTATATTCATCCCGAAGATGTAATGGGATTTCGGCAAAGCATAAGGAAATCAGCTTCTTCCTTAAGTCTTTATAAATATAATTTTCGAATACTTTCATCTAATGGTAAAACAAAGTGGTATAAAGTTAGGGCGACCCCGCAACATATTGATCAGAAGACGGTAGTGTGGTTTGGGACTTTGATGGATGTTTCTGGTATCATGGAATATGAAACAATTTTAGAACAAATTACTTTTGATATATCTCATGTAATCCGTAAACCATTAACTACCTTATTAGCTTTAAACAGTAACCTCCGAAATCATGATGAATTAAATGAAACCGATCTGCGAGAGTATTCAGACATGATTAATATAGTTATTAAGGAACTTGATGTCTTTACCAGAAAGATTGATCAATTCTATCAATTGAAGGTCGCTGATCACCAAGATAGAATGTAA
- a CDS encoding AraC family transcriptional regulator, translating into MQKPTIFSIPKFKEDLNKIDFYFNDFRKHLEKNKELILSPHGHDFYLCVLFTAGKGNHEIDFKSYEIKPGSIFFMRPGQVHSWKFTVAPEGYIFFHSKNLFDLLLPNDQINDYPFYLSYHNPPSLLLKNKELISTIHQFQFLKEEYNCDEYFSFRKIAYLISIIYIDLSRYYLSEYSGLDNSKTRYFNVIYNLEVEISKNYKSYKSVGFYANQLNLSKRHLDRITYQILGKSVKTIISEYVILKAKAAILQNDLGLLHISEDLGFKSLSHFSKFFKKNTGIYPNNFKEDYKL; encoded by the coding sequence ATGCAAAAACCAACGATTTTCTCTATCCCAAAATTCAAGGAGGATCTAAATAAAATAGATTTTTATTTTAACGATTTTAGAAAACATCTTGAAAAAAATAAAGAATTGATATTGTCCCCTCATGGCCATGATTTCTATTTATGCGTTTTGTTTACTGCAGGAAAAGGGAATCATGAAATAGACTTTAAAAGCTATGAAATAAAGCCGGGTAGTATATTTTTTATGCGACCTGGACAAGTACATTCCTGGAAATTTACTGTTGCTCCTGAAGGCTATATTTTCTTTCATTCAAAAAACCTGTTCGACCTACTTTTACCCAACGACCAGATCAATGACTATCCCTTCTATTTATCCTATCATAATCCACCCAGTTTATTATTAAAAAACAAAGAGCTTATCTCCACTATCCATCAATTTCAGTTTTTAAAAGAAGAATACAACTGTGATGAATATTTCAGCTTTAGAAAAATCGCATATCTCATTTCTATTATTTATATAGATTTATCAAGATACTACTTATCTGAATATAGTGGTTTGGATAATAGTAAAACAAGATACTTTAATGTTATTTATAATTTGGAAGTCGAAATTTCTAAAAATTACAAAAGTTACAAATCAGTTGGTTTTTATGCCAATCAGCTTAATTTAAGTAAAAGGCATTTAGATCGTATTACTTATCAGATTTTAGGCAAAAGTGTAAAAACAATAATATCGGAATATGTGATATTAAAAGCGAAAGCAGCAATACTCCAAAATGATTTAGGTCTCTTGCATATTTCAGAAGACTTAGGCTTTAAAAGCCTAAGTCATTTCTCCAAATTTTTTAAAAAAAATACGGGGATTTATCCAAATAATTTTAAAGAGGATTATAAACTTTGA
- a CDS encoding DUF983 domain-containing protein, translated as MNKTCPSCGFQFVKETGFFYGAMYVSYALTVAEGFIWFLIGYFLLGLSLMTNFLIIAAIALLLSRFNFKISRTIWIYIFYKQH; from the coding sequence ATGAATAAAACCTGTCCCTCATGTGGCTTTCAATTTGTCAAAGAGACCGGCTTTTTTTATGGCGCTATGTATGTTAGTTATGCTTTAACGGTAGCAGAAGGTTTTATCTGGTTTTTAATCGGTTATTTTCTTTTAGGACTTTCGTTAATGACCAACTTTCTGATAATCGCTGCGATAGCACTATTATTAAGTAGATTTAATTTCAAAATTTCAAGAACTATCTGGATTTATATATTTTACAAACAACATTAG
- a CDS encoding SusC/RagA family TonB-linked outer membrane protein yields MGKYLLKFNFLMLLFFCQLSLAQDNKVTVSGTVEDSAGPLPGVNVIVKGTSTGVTTDFDGRYVLEDIPAGSTLVFSYLSFKTQEIPLNSRTEINVTMESDTQSLEDVVVVGYGTQNRSEVTGAISSIDSEEIASVPVATADQALQGRAPGVNVVNSGAPGNSPVVSIRGLGTPNNNSPLYVIDGIIASGMGDLNPNDIENIQVLKDAATTAVYGSKGSNGVVLITTKKGKGTQKASLNFDAYSGVNFVSSRYNVLNTQQYIQYLDEIDATPTRVSDPQYADFINNDTDWQDEIFRGGLMQSYNLALSGGNENSNYRFSGGYLEQEGAIIETGYERFNFRANSNFHFGNLTIGETLGVSFDEQNPERDSGGRSIIEHAIKISPYLPVYNADNLGGFQGPSSSIDGQDAENPVRVQTLGNASNRSVNIIGSLFAEYVFFDKITFKSQVGLDYSNFKNTNFIPSYRDDETSTNSTPYAQITKNTGIYQSLTYTNSLTYKDSFLENHNIEFLLLSEQQTIKNESINASSRNEISDEVEQLSLEGANLGSSSSEYVRIGYLGRLNYNYDKKYLFAFSLRRDASSRFGQSNRWGWFTSVSAGWNLGRERFMDGSIFNNLKLRGSWGTTGNDNIGDYRYSSTLLTNFIYPIGGNPVQGTTANGLGNADLKWEETEMRNIGLDVGINNNQFTLSLEYYNNKSDDLLIDRPLAYSLGYNDPVITENVGSVKTHGLEANLGYNDYDGDFTWSANLNFGTSKNEVISLGGVPSIPGANFEGEFVSRISVGEPLFYFYGYKTNGIYQTQEEIEEVLTANPDQTAVKPGDVRYVDINNDGQINSDDKVKIGNPYPDFTFGFNFNANYKNFDLNLFVNGSIGNDVFNTNIYDLEGMTRPFNAGTQVLNRWTGPGTSNSIPRALGATQNTNASDRYVEDGSYTRLRNLVIGYSFPSEFFNDTFSKFRVYLSGQNLLTLTDYSGLDPEIGRISLNNGAARDNFELGIDRGNYPQPKSVQIGLQVAF; encoded by the coding sequence ATGGGGAAATATTTATTAAAATTTAATTTTCTGATGCTTTTGTTTTTCTGTCAGTTATCTCTTGCTCAGGATAACAAGGTAACGGTGTCAGGAACAGTTGAGGACAGTGCAGGTCCCTTACCTGGGGTGAATGTTATTGTTAAAGGAACATCAACGGGGGTGACCACAGATTTTGATGGTAGATATGTACTCGAAGATATACCTGCGGGATCAACTCTTGTATTTAGTTATTTAAGTTTTAAAACGCAGGAAATTCCTTTGAATTCCAGGACGGAAATTAATGTTACTATGGAATCTGATACGCAATCGTTAGAGGACGTTGTTGTAGTTGGATATGGTACTCAAAATCGTTCGGAAGTGACAGGCGCCATTTCTTCTATTGATTCGGAGGAGATTGCCAGTGTTCCAGTAGCAACGGCAGATCAAGCACTACAAGGGAGAGCTCCCGGAGTAAACGTAGTAAATAGCGGTGCACCAGGAAATTCGCCTGTAGTTAGTATTAGAGGTCTTGGAACGCCTAATAACAATAGCCCTTTATATGTTATTGATGGTATTATTGCTTCTGGGATGGGAGATCTAAATCCTAATGATATAGAGAATATTCAGGTGTTAAAAGATGCTGCAACCACGGCGGTATATGGCTCTAAAGGCTCCAATGGTGTGGTTTTAATTACGACCAAAAAAGGTAAAGGCACTCAAAAAGCATCACTGAACTTTGATGCTTACTCTGGGGTTAATTTCGTAAGCTCTCGGTATAACGTATTAAACACTCAACAGTATATTCAATATTTGGATGAAATAGATGCTACACCTACAAGAGTTTCAGATCCTCAATACGCAGATTTCATCAATAATGATACAGATTGGCAGGATGAAATTTTTAGAGGAGGACTTATGCAGAGCTATAATTTAGCACTTTCTGGAGGAAACGAAAATAGTAACTATCGGTTTTCTGGAGGTTATCTAGAGCAAGAAGGAGCTATTATTGAAACTGGATATGAAAGATTTAATTTTAGAGCAAACAGTAATTTCCATTTTGGTAACTTAACCATAGGAGAAACTTTAGGCGTTTCTTTTGATGAACAGAACCCTGAAAGGGATAGTGGAGGGCGTTCTATAATAGAACATGCTATTAAAATTTCTCCTTATCTACCTGTTTATAATGCAGATAATTTAGGAGGCTTTCAGGGGCCTAGTAGTTCAATTGATGGTCAGGATGCAGAAAATCCTGTAAGAGTTCAAACTTTAGGAAATGCCAGTAACCGTTCTGTTAATATAATAGGGAGTCTTTTCGCAGAATATGTGTTTTTCGATAAAATTACTTTTAAATCTCAGGTAGGTCTGGATTATAGTAACTTTAAAAATACCAATTTTATTCCTTCGTATAGAGATGATGAAACTTCTACAAATAGTACTCCATATGCGCAGATAACTAAAAACACTGGGATATATCAATCGTTGACCTATACCAATAGTTTGACTTATAAAGACTCTTTTTTAGAAAATCATAATATTGAATTCCTCTTATTATCAGAGCAGCAAACGATAAAAAATGAATCTATTAATGCGAGTAGTAGAAATGAAATTTCAGATGAGGTAGAACAACTCTCCTTAGAGGGGGCTAATCTTGGTTCAAGCTCTTCAGAATACGTACGTATAGGTTATTTAGGACGATTAAACTATAATTATGATAAGAAATATCTCTTTGCGTTCTCGCTTAGAAGAGATGCATCTTCAAGATTTGGGCAAAGTAACAGATGGGGGTGGTTTACTTCTGTATCTGCAGGATGGAATCTGGGCAGAGAGCGTTTTATGGATGGCTCGATATTCAATAACTTAAAACTTAGGGGTAGTTGGGGAACTACCGGAAATGATAATATAGGTGATTATCGATATAGTTCTACTCTATTAACCAATTTTATTTATCCAATAGGTGGTAATCCCGTTCAGGGAACTACTGCGAATGGGTTGGGTAACGCAGATTTGAAATGGGAAGAAACCGAGATGAGAAATATAGGTTTGGATGTTGGAATTAATAATAATCAGTTTACTCTTTCTTTAGAATATTATAATAATAAAAGTGATGATCTTTTAATTGATCGTCCATTAGCATACTCTTTAGGTTATAATGATCCGGTTATTACTGAAAATGTAGGATCTGTTAAAACTCATGGTTTAGAAGCCAATTTAGGGTATAATGATTACGATGGTGATTTTACATGGTCTGCTAATCTTAATTTTGGAACTAGTAAAAATGAAGTGATATCTCTTGGCGGAGTTCCTTCAATACCGGGTGCCAATTTTGAAGGAGAATTTGTGTCGAGAATATCGGTAGGGGAGCCTTTATTTTATTTTTATGGATATAAAACCAACGGGATATATCAGACACAAGAGGAAATTGAAGAAGTATTAACCGCTAATCCAGATCAAACCGCTGTTAAGCCTGGTGATGTACGTTATGTTGATATCAATAATGACGGTCAAATTAATTCAGATGATAAAGTGAAAATAGGAAATCCCTATCCAGATTTCACCTTTGGTTTTAATTTCAATGCGAATTATAAAAACTTTGACTTGAATTTATTTGTAAATGGTTCGATAGGTAATGATGTATTTAACACCAATATTTACGATTTAGAAGGAATGACAAGGCCATTTAATGCTGGTACCCAGGTATTAAATAGGTGGACTGGTCCGGGTACCTCCAATAGTATTCCCAGAGCACTAGGAGCCACGCAAAACACGAATGCTTCAGATCGATATGTTGAAGACGGTTCTTACACCAGATTAAGAAACTTGGTAATAGGATATTCTTTTCCTTCAGAATTTTTCAATGATACATTCTCAAAATTTAGAGTGTATTTAAGTGGGCAGAATTTATTGACCTTAACAGATTATTCTGGCCTTGATCCAGAAATTGGACGTATTTCACTTAATAATGGGGCAGCAAGAGACAATTTCGAGCTTGGTATAGACCGCGGAAATTACCCTCAACCAAAATCTGTTCAAATTGGTCTTCAAGTTGCATTTTAA